A region of Peromyscus maniculatus bairdii isolate BWxNUB_F1_BW_parent chromosome 7, HU_Pman_BW_mat_3.1, whole genome shotgun sequence DNA encodes the following proteins:
- the Eomes gene encoding eomesodermin homolog — MQLGEQLLVSSVNLPGAHFYSLESARGGGGGGGGGSVSLLPGAAPSPQRLDLDKASKKFPGNLPCQAGSAEPAGAGAGAPAAMLSDADAGDTFGSASAVAKPGPPDGRKGSPCAEEELPSAATAAATARYSMDSLSSERYYLPSPGPQGSELAAPCSLFQYQAAAGAAHGSVYPASNGARYPYGSMLPPGGFPASVCPPARAQFGPAAGSGSGASGSGGGAGGPGAYPYGQGSPLYGPYAGAAAAGSCGGLGGLGVPGSGFRAHVYLCNRPLWLKFHRHQTEMIITKQGRRMFPFLSFNINGLNPTAHYNVFVEVVLADPNHWRFQGGKWVTCGKADNNMQGNKMYVHPESPNTGSHWMRQEISFGKLKLTNNKGANNNNTQMIVLQSLHKYQPRLHIVEVTEDGVEDLNEPSKTQTFTFSETQFIAVTAYQNTDITQLKIDHNPFAKGFRDNYDSMYTASENDRLTPSPTDSPRSHQIVPGGRYGVQNFFPEPFVNTLPQARYYNGERTVPQTNGLLSPQQSEEVTNPPQRWLVTPVQQPVTNKLDIGSYESEYTSSTLLPYGIKSLPLQTSHALGYYPDPTFPAMAGWGGRGAYQRKMAPGLPWTSRMSPPVFPEDQLAKEKVKEEISSSWIETPPSIKSLDSSDSGVYSSACKRKRLSPSTSSNGNSPPIKCEDMNAEEYSKDTSKGMGAYYAFYTTP, encoded by the exons ATGCAGTTAGGAGAGCAGCTCCTGGTGAGCTCCGTGAACCTGCCGGGCGCGCATTTCTACTCGCTGGAGAGTGCTcgaggaggcggaggagggggAGGTGGCGGGAGCGTCAGCCTCCTCCCCGGTGCTGCTCCCTCGCCCCAGAGGTTGGACTTAGACAAAGCGTCCAAGAAGTTTCCAGGCAATCTTCCGTGCCAGGCGGGGAGCGCAGAACCCGCAGGCGCCGGCGCGGGGGCCCCCGCAGCGATGCTCAGTGACGCAGACGCCGGGGACACCTTTGGCAGCGCCTCAGCGGTGGCCAAGCCCGGGCCCCCGGACGGCCGCAAGGGCTCCCCGTGCGCTGAGGAGGAGCTGCCctccgccgccaccgccgcggCCACCGCGCGTTACTCCATGGACAGCCTGAGCTCCGAGCGCTACTATCTCCCTTCGCCGGGACCGCAGGGCTCCGAGCTCGCCGCGCCCTGCTCGCTCTTCCAGTACCAGGCGGCGGCCGGAGCGGCCCACGGATCAGTGTACCCCGCATCCAATGGCGCGCGCTACCCCTACGGCTCCATGCTGCCCCCCGGTGGATTCCCCGCCTCCGTGTGCCCGCCCGCGAGGGCGCAGTTCGGCCCTGCCGCGGGCTCGGGAAGTGGCgccagcggcagcggcggcggggcCGGCGGTCCTGGAGCCTATCCCTACGGCCAGGGCTCTCCGCTCTACGGGCCGTACGCCGGAGCCGCTGCGGCCGGGTCTTGCGGAGGATTGGGAGGCCTCGGGGTACCCGGCTCCGGCTTCCGCGCTCACGTCTACCTGTGCAACCGGCCCCTATGGCTCAAATTCCACCGTCACCAAACTGAGATGATCATCACCAAACAGGGCAG GCGCATGTTTCCTTTCTTGAGCTTCAACATAAACGGACTCAATCCCACCGCCCACTACAACGTGTTCGTAGAGGTGGTTCTGGCCGACCCTAACCACTGGCGCTTCCAGGGGGGCAAGTGGGTGACCTGCGGCAAAGCCGACAATAACATGCAGG GCAACAAAATGTACGTTCACCCAGAATCTCCGAATACTGGTTCCCACTGGATGAGGCAGGAGATTTCCTTTGGGAAGTTAAAACTCACCAATAACAAAGgcgccaacaacaacaacacacag ATGATAGTCCTGCAGTCTTTGCACAAGTACCAGCCTCGACTGCACATTGTGGAAGTGACAGAAGATGGGGTGGAGGACTTGAACGAGCCTTCCAAGACCCAGACCTTCACCTTCTCAGAGACACAGTTCATCGCAGTGACTGCCTATCAAAACACCGAC ATTACTCAGCTAAAGATCGACCATAACCCTTTTGCCAAAGGCTTCCGGGACAACTATGATTC CATGTACACCGCTTCAGAAAATGACAGGTTAACTCCATCTCCTACGGATTCTCCTAGATCCCATCAGATTGTCCCTGGAGGTCGGTACGGCGTCCAAAACTTCTTCCCGGAGCCCTTTGTCAACACTTTACCTCAAGCCCGATATTATAATGGTGAGAGAACCGTGCCACAGACCAACGGCCTCCTTTCACCCCAACAGAGCGAAGAGGTGACCAACCCTCCCCAGCGGTGGCTTGTCACGCCTGTCCAGCAGCCTGTGACCAACAAGCTAGACATCGGGTCCTATGAATCTGAATACACTTCCAGTACCTTGCTCCCATATGGTATTAAGTCCTTGCCCCTGCAGACATCCCATGCCCTGGGGTATTACCCTGATCCAACCTTCCCTGCAATGGCAGGGTGGGGCGGTCGAGGTGCTTATCAGAGGAAGATGGCACCTGGCCTACCATGGACATCCAGAATGAGCCCCCCTGTGTTCCCGGAAGATCAGCTTGCcaaggaaaaagtcaaagaagaaatcagttCCTCCTGGATAGAAACCCCCCCTTCCATCAAGTCTCTAGACTCCAGCGATTCAGGGGTGTACAGCAGTGCTTGCAAGAGGAAGCGTCTGTCTCCCAGCACCTCCAGCAATGGAAACTCACCCCCCATAAAGTGTGAGGACATGAACGCCGAAGAGTACAGTAAAGACACCTCAAAAGGCATGGGGGCGTATTACGCTTTTTACACAACTCCCTAA